In one window of Saccharomyces paradoxus chromosome VII, complete sequence DNA:
- the NAS6 gene encoding Nas6p (Assembly chaperone for the 19S proteasome regulatory particle base~similar to YGR232W), with translation MSDYPLHQACMENEFFKVQELLHSKPPLLLQKDQDGRIPLHWSVSFQAHEITSFLLSKMENVNLDDYPDDSGWTPFHIACSVGNLDVVKSLYDRPLKPDLNKITNQGVTCLHLAVGKKWFEVSQFLIDNGASVRIKDKFNQIPLHRAASVGSLKLIELLCGLGKSPVNWQDKQGWTPLFHALAEGHADAAVLLVEKYNAEYDLVDNKGAKAEDVALNEQVKKFFLNNV, from the coding sequence ATGTCTGATTATCCTTTGCATCAAGCGTGCatggaaaatgaatttttcaaggtGCAAGAGCTACTCCACTCCAAACCTCCCTTGTTGCTACAGAAGGACCAAGATGGCAGAATCCCTTTACATTGGTCAGTTTCCTTCCAAGCACATGAAATTACCAGTTTTTTGCTATctaaaatggaaaatgtTAATTTGGATGATTATCCAGATGATTCCGGATGGACACCTTTTCATATTGCTTGTTCAGTGGGGAATTTGGACGTGGTAAAGTCTCTTTATGATAGGCCCCTCAAGCCTGATCTGAATAAGATCACTAATCAAGGAGTTACATGCTTGCACTTGGCGGTTGGTAAAAAATGGTTTGAAGTGTCGCAATTTTTAATTGATAATGGTGCGTCCGTAAGAATTAAAGATAAATTTAATCAAATTCCACTACACAGAGCTGCGTCAGTAGGttctttgaaattaatTGAATTGTTATGCGGTTTGGGCAAAAGCCCAGTGAATTGGCAGGATAAGCAAGGTTGGACCCCATTATTTCACGCTTTGGCTGAAGGGCACGCAGATGCCGCCGTATTGTTAGTAGAAAAGTATAATGCAGAATACGATCTCGTAGATAATAAAGGCGCTAAGGCTGAAGATGTTGCCCTTAATGAACAAGttaaaaagtttttccTAAATAATGTATAA